One Oryza glaberrima chromosome 11, OglaRS2, whole genome shotgun sequence genomic region harbors:
- the LOC127754327 gene encoding disease resistance protein RPM1-like, with translation MAETVLLLAMKKIGFAVASEVTKQASAQFGKHKLQLTELQGSMGRIKIELHVMHNFLCQMDIRSRGNQVYQGWLEEVRKVVYVMEDMVDEYLHLVGHQSEFGCCFCLKRLFRQLPRSAPSLDRIASMVKEIEKNLVHLSETKDRWVLVTNNGVNSYSSYNIVQGPQDLISISRSLYQDDLVGIEDNKQQLVEWLEDGEPTHSVIVVHGMGGLGKTALASTVYRKAREKFDCDAWISISQTYTREDILRKLIIEIFKDQPTGPSNIAGMDMTSIQEELKSFLERMKYLIILDDVWTPQVYNDLLGALVPNLKGSKIIITTRNADVGHLTFPEMVLEIKRLSVDDSWKLFCKKAFLKRKCPEELKDLSEQIVSKCEGLPLAIVSIGSLLFVRDKTREEWKMIHDQLSWELVNNPRMEHVRNVLHLSYIYLPTNLKSCFLYCSLFPEDYILKRKNLIRLWIAEGFVEKRGGSTMEEVAQGYLKELIHRNMLQLVEKNTFGRIRSFKMHDIVRELAIDLCRRECFGVAYNCKHKCNQPLDEKDERRMVIHGLDKDTNQDILRECHLRSFIALDKRVITAFDKGILPLVVDKYRYMSVLDLSWLPVDNVPDAISDLFNLRHLGLRDSKVRLLPNSIEKLSNLLTLDLYSSKIQELPRGIVKLNRLRHLFADRENDRYGRDLRSRTGVCIPKGLGKLRELQTLQAIEVRDEGTVRRLGELRQMRSIRIFGVKGSHCKVLCESLLQMEFLTNLDIMASDENEVLQLNGLKPLPPNLQKLTLRGRLEQQGMILGAAAAAARGPNHSLYSIHLSWSQLVEDPLPNLSQWSKLTELWLTRAYMGEQLTFLQGWFPSIKKLYLRDMPNLKRLEIHQGTMEGLQQLLLLNLRSMVKVPPGIEFLQPTLNFLGFGEISRNFLAVLCRCSRLSGIRWSYSLR, from the coding sequence ATGGCAGAGACTGTGCTTCTCCTAGCCATGAAAAAGATCGGCTTTGCTGTGGCCAGTGAGGTAACAAAGCAGGCCAGCGCTCAGTTTGGAAAACATAAGCTGCAGCTAACAGAGCTCCAGGGCAGTATGGGGCGCATTAAGATAGAGCTTCATGTGATGCACAACTTCTTGTGTCAAATGGACATTCGAAGCCGAGGCAATCAGGTGTACCAAGGCTGGCTGGAGGAGGTGCGCAAGGTGGTGTATGTGATGGAGGACATGGTGGACGAGTACTTGCATCTTGTCGGTCACCAAAGTGAATTCGGATGTTGCTTTTGCCTGAAAAGGTTGTTCAGGCAGCTACCAAGATCGGCGCCTTCTTTAGACCGGATAGCCTCCATGGTGAAGGAAATAGAGAAAAACCTAGTGCATCTGTCCGAGACAAAGGACCGATGGGTTCTTGTAACGAACAACGGAGTCAACAGCTATTCGAGTTACAACATTGTGCAGGGCCCTCAAGACCTGATAAGCATTTCACGCTCTCTTTATCAGGATGATCTTGTCGGAATCGAGGATAACAAGCAGCAACTCGTTGAGTGGTTGGAAGATGGGGAACCAACACACTCTGTAATAGTTGTGCACGGTATGGGAGGACTTGGGAAAACAGCACTTGCATCAACTGTCTATAGAAAGGCTCGAGAGAAATTTGATTGCGATGCATGGATCTCTATCTCTCAAACATATACTAGGGAAGATATCCTACGGAAATTGATCATTGAGATTTTCAAAGATCAACCGACTGGTCCAAGTAACATTGCTGGAATGGACATGACATCCATTCAAGAAGAATTGAAGAGTTTTTtagaacggatgaagtatttgaTTATACTAGATGATGTCTGGACTCCTCAAGTGTACAATGACCTGCTTGGAGCTcttgttccaaatctcaagGGAAGTAAAATAATAATCACAACAAGGAATGCTGACGTAGGCCACCTCACTTTCCCAGAAATGGTATTGGAAATAAAACGTTTATCAGTGGATGATTCATGGAAACTCTTCTGTAAGAAGGCCTTCTTAAAGCGCAAGTGCCCTGAAGAACTAAAGGATTTGTCAGAGCAAATAGTGAGCAAGTGTGAAGGCTTACCTCTTGCTATTGTTTCCATTGGAAGTCTCTTGTTTGTGCGTGACAAGACCCGTGAGGAATGGAAGATGATACATGATCAGCTTAGTTGGGAGCTAGTCAATAACCCAAGGATGGAACATGTCAGGAATGTTCTCCACTTGAGCTATATCTACCTTCCGACAAACTTGAAGAGTTGCTTTCTGTATTGCAGCTTGTTTCCAGAGGACTACATTCTTAAGAGAAAGAATCTCATAAGGTTATGGATAGCAGAGGGGTTCGTGGAGAAGAGGGGTGGGAGCACAATGGAGGAAGTGGCACAAGGTTATCTCAAGGAATTGATTCACAGGAACATGCTACAACTTGTTGAAAAGAACACATTTGGCAGGATAAGATCATTCAAAATGCATGACATTGTGCGGGAGTTGGCAATTGATCTATGCCGGAGGGAGTGCTTCGGTGTTGCATACAATTGCAAGCATAAATGTAACCAACCTCTTGATGAGAAGGATGAACGTCGGATGGTGATACATGGACTAGACAAGGATACTAATCAAGATATTTTACGTGAATGCCACCTTCGATCTTTCATCGCATTGGACAAGAGAGTTATCACTGCATTTGACAAGGGCATACTGCCTCTTGTAGTGGACAAGTACAGATATATGTCAGTACTTGACTTAAGTTGGCTACCAGTTGACAATGTTCCAGATGCCATCAGTGATCTGTTCAACCTTCGGCATCTTGGTCTGCGGGATTCCAAAGTGAggctccttccaaattcaatcGAGAAGCTCTCCAACTTACTAACATTGGACCTCTATTCATCTAAAATACAAGAGCTTCCTAGAGGAATTGTTAAGCTAAATAGGCTTAGGCACTTGTTTGCCGATAGAGAGAATGACAGATACGGGCGAGACCTTCGTTCACGCACCGGTGTATGCATTCCCAAGGGCCTAGGGAAGCTAAGAGAGCTGCAGACACTGCAGGCAATCGAAGTGCGGGATGAGGGGACAGTGAGACGCTTGGGAGAGCTGAGGCAGATGAGAAGCATCAGGATATTTGGTGTTAAGGGAAGCCACTGTAAAGTCCTTTGTGAGTCCCTGCTTCAGATGGAATTTTTGACCAACTTAGATATCATGGCAAGTGACGAGAACGAGGTCCTCCAATTGAATGGTCTGAAACCGCTGCCACCAAACCTTCAGAAGCTAACTTTGCGCGGGCGCTTGGAACAACAAGGCATGATTTtgggtgctgctgctgcagcagcaaggGGTCCAAATCACTCGTTGTATTCAATACATCTATCTTGGTCCCAGTTGGTAGAGGACCCTCTTCCAAATCTATCTCAGTGGTCGAAACTAACGGAGCTATGGTTGACCAGGGCATACATGGGAGAGCAACTTACCTTCCTCCAAGGGTGGTTTCCGAGCATCAAGAAACTCTATCTAAGAGATATGCCAAATCTTAAAAGGCTAGAGATACACCAAGGCACCATGGAAGGCCTTCAACAGTTACTTCTACTCAACCTCCGCAGCATGGTGAAGGTCCCACCCGGCATCGAGTTTCTCCAACCCACTCTCAACTTCCTAGGCTTTGGGGAGATCAGTCGGAACTTCTTAGCGGTGTTGTGCCGATGCTCCAGACTTAGTGGTATAAGGTGGTCGTACAGTCTACGGTAG